Proteins from one Carassius gibelio isolate Cgi1373 ecotype wild population from Czech Republic chromosome A25, carGib1.2-hapl.c, whole genome shotgun sequence genomic window:
- the tnni2a.2 gene encoding troponin I type 2a (skeletal, fast), tandem duplicate 2, producing MSEKRMSSSKKHSLKSMMLQVAKDLLEAEAMVKEEERKRYMEDHCPPLSCPSSKQELQELCKELHAKIEVIDEERYILEHKAIMVVNEVKDLNIKIIDLKGKFKKPPLKKVRMSADAMLQALLGSKHKVSMDLRANLKQVKKEVKEEDKELRDVGDWRKNIEDKTGMGGRKKMFESES from the exons GAAACGAATGTCTAGTAGTAAAAAACACAGCCTAAAG AGCATGATGCTCCAGGTTGCAAAAGATTTACTGGAAGCAGAGGCGATGGtgaaggaggaggagaggaagagatACATGGAAGATCATTGTCCTCCCTTGTCATGCCCAAGCTCCAAACAAGAACTACAG GAGCTTTGCAAAGAGTTACATGCAAAAATCGAGGTTATTGACGAGGAGAGATATATTTTAGAGCACAAAGCCATCATGGTCGTGAATGAG GTTAAAGACTTAAACATCAAGATCATCGACCTGAAGGGCAAGTTCAAGAAGCCTCCTCTGAAGAAAGTGCGCATGTCGGCCGACGCTATGCTCCAGGCTCTGCTGGGCTCCAAGCACAAGGTCTCCATGGACCTGAGAGCCAACCTCAAACAAGTCAAGAAGGAGGTCAAAGAGGAG GATAAAGAGTTGCGTGACGTTGGCGACTGGCGTAAGAACATTGAGGATAAGACTGGTATGGGCGGCAGGAAGAAGATGTTTGAATCTGAATCTTGA